A genomic stretch from Capricornis sumatraensis isolate serow.1 chromosome 4, serow.2, whole genome shotgun sequence includes:
- the TNFRSF1A gene encoding tumor necrosis factor receptor superfamily member 1A, which yields MGLPTVPGLLLPLVLPALLADVYPAGVHGLVPHPGDLEKRETSCPQGKYNHPQNSTICCTKCHKGTYLYNDCPAPGRDTDCRVCAPGTYTALENHLRRCLSCSRCRDEMFQVEISPCTVDRDTVCGCRKNQYREYWGETGFRCLNCSLCPNGTVNIPCQERQDTICHCHMGFFLKGAKCISCHDCKNKECEKLCPTRPSTGKDSQDPGTTVLLPLVIVFGLCLASFASVVLACRYQRWKPKLYSIICGQSTLVKEGEPELLAPAPGFNPTTTICFNPTPSSSPVSIPPYIPCDRSSFGAVAPPSSEMAPPHLKAGPILPGPPASTHLCTPVQKWEASAHSAPDQLADADPATLYAVVDNVPPSRWKELVRRLGLSEHEIERLELENGRHLREAQYSMLAAWRQRTPRREATLELLGRVLRDMDLLGCLENIEEALSGTARLASEPRLLR from the exons GTGCTTCCGGCTCTGTTGGCAGATGTGTACCCCGCAGGGGTTCATGGGCTGGTCCCTCACCCCGGGGacctggagaagagagagactTCCTGTCCCCAAGGAAAATATAACCACCCGCAAAATAGCACCATTTGCTGCACCAAGTGCCACAAAG GTACCTATCTGTACAATGACTGTCCGGCTCCAGGGCGAGACACGGACTGCAGGGTGTGTGCCCCTGGCACCTACACTGCCTTGGAGAACCATCTCCGACGATGCCTGAGCTGCTCCAGGTGCCGGGATG AAATGTTCCAGGTGGAGATTTCCCCTTGTACAGTGGACCGGGACACTGTGTGTGGCTGCAGGAAGAACCAGTACCGGGAATACTGGGGCGAAACTGGCTTCCGGTGTCTGAACTGCAGCCTCTGTCCCAACGGCACAGTGAATATCCCCT GCCAGGAGAGACAGGACACCATCTGCCACTGCCATATGGGCTTCTTTCTAAAAGGCGCCAAGTGCATCTCCTGTCACGA TTGTAAGAACAAGGAGTGTGAGAAGTTATGTCCAACCCGACCTTCAACTGGTAAAGATTCTCAGGACCCAG GCACTACAGTACTATTACCCCTGGTGATTGTCTTCGGGCTTTGCCTGGCATCCTTTGCCTCTGTGGTTTTAGCATGTCGCTACCAGCGGTGGAAGCCCAAGCTCTACTCCATCA tttgcGGGCAGTCGACTCTGGTGAAAGAG GGGGAGCCAGAACTCCTGGCCCCGGCCCCAGGTTtcaaccccaccaccaccatctgctTCAACCCCACCCCGAGTTCCAGTCCTGTCTCCATTCCCCCTTACATCCCCTGTGACCGGTCCAGCTTCGGAGCCGTCGCACCTCCCTCCAGCGAGATGGCCCCGCCCCATCTAAAGGCTGGCCCCATCCTCCCCGGGCCTCCGGCCTCCACCCACCTCTGCACCCCAGTTCAGAAGTGGGAAGCCAGCGCCCACAGCGCCCCCGATCAGCTCGCGGATG CCGACCCCGCGACCCTGTACGCGGTGGTGGACAACGTGCCCCCGTCGCGCTGGAAGGAGTTGGTGCGGCGGCTGGGACTGAGCGAGCACGAGATCGAGCGGCTGGAGCTGGAGAACGGGCGCCACCTGCGCGAGGCGCAGTACAGCATGCTGGCGGCCTGGCGGCAGCGCACGCCGCGCCGCGAAGCCACGCTGGAGCTGCTGGGCCGCGTGCTCAGGGACATGGACCTGCTGGGTTGCCTGGAAAATATCGAGGAGGCGCTGAGCGGCACCGCCCGCCTCGCGTCCGAGCCCCGCCTTCTCCGGTGA
- the PLEKHG6 gene encoding pleckstrin homology domain-containing family G member 6, producing the protein MQALGPPNKSPLQGLVASRIETYGGRYRASVASPPGNVSPRGGLLLDPSRRLLQGYVPFTSGSGPARRLSPLRLREPEPEKTHGSPFGVGTPHSPKLKEVTKAHELQVRLHTFSMFGMPRLPREDRQHWEIGEGSENSVAIEKSWKELVPGHKEMSRELCHQQEALWELLTTELIYVRKLKIMTDLLAAGLLNLQRVGLLTEVSAETLFGNVPSLIRAHRSFWEEVLGPTLEETRASGQPLDPVSLQDGFLTCSQRFQPYVLYCLRVRQTMAYAREQQDHNALFHIFVQWCEKHKRSGRQMLGDLLIKPHQRITKYPLLLQAVLKRTPKPQAQEALTAMIAAMESFLRHINKQVRQGEEQESLVAAARRIGPYEVLEPSSEEVEKNLRPFSTLDLMAPMLGVAPEHTRQLLLEGPARVKEGREGKLDVYLFLFSDVLLVTKPPRKADKAKVIRPPLMLEKLVCRPLRDPSSFLLIYLAEFQCVSSALTVHCPSTADRARWLEKTQQAQATLQKLKAEEYIQQKRELLALYRNQDGGSPSTRPSTPSQEGSQNSTEGSVCASSTVIPHLVVTEDMDEDAPSVPDDTSDPGYGTLIPGSPEESHSSLSRLRLRALRRDPRLTFSTLELRDVPLRPQPSDPQAPQRRSAPVLPEEGVRKAGSLPRVDPPTWSEEEDRTSAGENVVAEALQRTQLRGQLCPSPAHADSSEESPWESSGDEEEEGSLFQGPDYTPSPHPLRPEDMLREIREELASQRIEGVPEPGDSRPRKLTRVQLQRMRGSHVVHLDTPLSTSEV; encoded by the exons ATGCAGGCCTTGGGTCCTCCCAATAAGAGTCCCCTCCAAGGGCTGGTGGCCTCCCGCATTGAGACCTATGGAGGCAGGTATCGGGCCTCGGTCGCGAGTCCTCCAGGCAATGTCTCTCCCCGAGGAGGTCTTTTGCTG GATCCCAGCCGCCGACTCCTCCAGGGCTACGTCCCCTTCACCTCGGGTTCTGGCCCGGCCCGACGCCTGTCTCCCCTGAGGCTTCGAGAACCAGAGCCCGAGAAGACACACGGGAGTCCCTTTGGGGTCGGGACACCTCACTCCCCCAAACTCAAG GAAGTCACCAAGGCCCACGAGCTGCAGGTGAGGCTGCATACCTTCAGCATGTTTGGGATGCCCCGCCTGCCGCGGGAGGACCGGCAGCACTGGGAGATCGGGGAGGGCAGCGAGAACAGCGTGGCCATCGAGAAGTCCTGGAAGGAGCTGGTGCCTGGGCACAAG gAGATGAGCCGGGAGCTCTGCCACCAGCAGGAGGCCCTGTGGGAGCTACTGACTACGGAGCTTATCTACGTGCGAAAGCTCAAGATCATGACGGAT CTCCTAGCTGCGGGTTTGCTGAACTTGCAGCGCGTGGGTCTGCTGACGGAA gtgTCAGCTGAGACTCTGTTTGGAAACGTCCCCAGCCTGATTCGAGCCCACCGGAGCTTCTGGGAAGAGGTGCTGGGGCCCACCCTAGAGGAGACACGAGCCTCAGGCCAGCCTCTGGACCCGGTCAGCCTCCAGGACGGTTTCCTGACG TGCAGCCAGCGTTTCCAGCCCTACGTCCTATACTGCCTGCGAGTGAGGCAGACCATGGCCTACGCCCGGGAGCAGCAGGACCACAACGCTCTCTTCCACATCTTCGTTCAG TGGTGTGAGAAGCACAAGCGCTCAGGGAGGCAGATGCTGGGAGACCTGCTCATCAAGCCCCACCAGCGCATCACCAAGTACCCGCTGCTGCTCCAGGCTGTGCTCAAGAGGACCCCCAAGCCCCAGGCCCAGGAGGCCCTGACCGCCATG ATCGCAGCGATGGAGTCATTCCTGCGGCACATCAACAAGCAGGTGCGCCAGGGCGAAGAGCAGGAGAGCTTGGTGGCTGCAGCCCGGCGCATCGGGCCCTACGAGGTGCTGGAGCCCTCTAGCGAGGAGGTGGAGAAG AACCTGCGACCATTCTCCACCCTGGACCTGATGGCCCCCATGCTGGGGGTCGCTCCGGAGCACACCAGGCAGCTGCTGCTCGAGGGGCCCGCGCGTGTGAAGGAGGGACGTGAAGGGAAG CTGGATGTGTACCTGTTCCTGTTCTCTGATGTGCTCCTGGTGACCAAGCCCCCTCGCAAGGCGGACAAAGCCAAGGTTATCCGCCCGCCCCTCATGCTGGAGAAGCTTGTGTGCCGGCCACTCCGTGATCCCA GCAGCTTCCTGCTGATCTACCTCGCTGAATTCCAGTGTGTCTCCAGCGCCCTCACCGTGCACTGTCCCAGCACTGCCGACCGGGCCCGGTGGCTGGAGAAGACCCAGCAGGCCCAG GCCACCCTGCAGAAGCTGAAGGCAGAGGAGTATATCCAACAGAAGAGGGAGCTCTTGGCCCTCTATCGGAACCAAGATGGGGGGTCCCCGAGCACCAGGCCCTCCACGCCTTCCCAGGAGGGCTCTCAGAACAGCACGGAGGGCAG TGTTTGCGCGTCCTCGACCGTCATCCCCCATCTGGTAGTGACAGAAGACATGGATGAAGATGCCCCCTCGGTGCCAGATGATACCTCGGACCCTGGCTACGGCACTCTCATCCCAGGCTCTCCTGAAGAGTCCCACTCCTCGCTGAGCCGTCTACGCTTGAGGGCCCTTCGGCGGGACCCTCGCCTCACCTTCTCCACCCTGGAACTCCGAGATGTCCCTCTGCGTCCCCAGCCTTCTGACCCCCAGGCTCCCCAACGCCGAAGCGCCCCTGTACTGCCAGAGGAAGGTGTCCGGAAAGCAGGCAGTCTTCCCAGGGTAGACCCACCGACCTGGTCTGAGGAAGAAGACCGGACCTCAGCGGGCGAGAACGTGGTGGCGGAAGCCTTGCAGAGGACCCAGCTCCGGGGGCAGCtgtgcccctccccagcccacgcTGACTCTTCTGAGGAAAGCCCCTGGGAGTCCTCAGGGGACGAAGAAGAAGAGGGGTCTCTCTTCCAGGGACCTGACTacaccccctcccctcaccccctccgGCCCGAGGATATGCTCCGAGAGATCCGCGAGGAACTGGCCAGTCAAAGGATCGAAGGCGTCCCCGAGCCTGGAGACAGCAGGCCTCGGAAGCTGACTCGGGTCCAACTGCAGAGGATGCGAGGGTCTCATGTTGTACACCTGGACACACCCCTGTCCACATC AGAGGTGTGA